The Pseudanabaena galeata CCNP1313 genome includes a region encoding these proteins:
- the apcD gene encoding allophycocyanin subunit alpha-B: protein MSVVSQVLERADEELRYPSISELQSVQNFLATGAQRVRIATTLAESEDKIVKKATEELFRIHPDYISPGGNAYGQKQRNQCLRDFTWYIRLTTYGVLAGDKDPIEKIGIIGVREMYNSLGVPLVGMADAVRCLKNASLALLSRDDAATTEPYFDYIIQAMS, encoded by the coding sequence ATGAGTGTAGTTAGTCAAGTTTTAGAAAGAGCCGACGAAGAACTCCGTTATCCCAGCATTTCTGAGTTACAAAGTGTGCAGAACTTTCTCGCCACGGGCGCTCAAAGGGTACGCATTGCCACAACCTTGGCAGAAAGCGAAGACAAAATCGTCAAGAAAGCCACCGAAGAACTATTTAGAATTCATCCTGATTACATCTCCCCAGGTGGTAATGCCTATGGTCAAAAGCAACGTAACCAGTGCTTGAGAGACTTCACATGGTACATCCGCCTCACTACCTATGGGGTTTTGGCAGGTGATAAAGATCCGATCGAAAAAATCGGCATCATCGGTGTCCGTGAAATGTACAACTCCCTCGGTGTGCCTTTAGTTGGTATGGCTGATGCAGTGCGCTGCCTCAAGAATGCATCTTTAGCATTACTCAGCAGAGATGATGCTGCTACCACTGAGCCTTACTTTGACTACATCATTCAAGCAATGTCTTAG
- a CDS encoding PAS domain S-box protein, with product MTKQINPLSTKVISTASTGFIPTQINLCECKGLRIPLSLLITVPFLLNTFGIVGLIGWLSFRNGHQAILLLANQFHRKVTEQVQDRLRSYLELPSTLNQLNANSIQLAQIDPSDGEKVQNHFWKQLQSFPRISNIYVATASGKYFGARRIKDGFALENSNSTFMTDKFGRPQILLMAKNSFNLSDRPWYQTVVETRQSIWTEVYTDSIAEKSAITAIKPLFQDDGELQGVLGVSMLLGDINQFLQETKVSEHGQTLIIEPSGKLVATSNLDVETSALGHKSERIFANQSQDKLTRTVAEWLKSQPVKNSDEIQQSMIKFEGEKYFIQVGKLRDDSGLSGLNWQIVVAVPASDFMLQIKENTISTGMLCLIALVLNAVLGIIAARRISRPITQLSQASQSIANGNLDQKVEDSCVIKELAILANSFNQMSRQMKRSHTRLEEYSQLLMEKVDERTYALQQEILEHEITEAALRESEEKFAKAFRSSPDGMALLSNETYKHIDVNNKWSEITGYTREEAIGAAPSDLNLWVNLEERDRMLAILEVEGRVFNYEANFVTKGGKRFTGLISSETIEFGGKVFAIYAVKDISDRKIIEENIKQSEKKYRDLVESANCIILRWDTQGRICFLNDYGLKFFGYRLEEIIGTYILDTFVSARDVSGEDLRNMISEICCAPEKYQLNENENICKDGRRVWVTWSNKPIYNDQGQLIEILSVGTDITDRKQAEKELQSAKEVADMANRAKSDFLANMSHELRTPLNGILGYAQILKRSYDPDKHKAGLEIIQRSGEHLLTLLNDILDLSKIEAKKLELNPSEFDLPKLLQNITDMFQLPVGAKDVQLIYQPLTALPTTMYGDEKRLRQVLINLFGNAVKFTDRGNVSLTVSTQPLESSNKHKVRFEIADTGVGIDPDKLDDIFLPFQQVGDRARRYSGTGLGLPICQKLVEMMGGQLHVESRLNEGSTFWFEIELTEVPNHVPHVMLDSRSIMGYLGDRRKILIVDDKTENRMVLSDLLTPLGFIVAEAVDGYDCITQAQIFEPDLILLDMVMPQLDGHETTKQLRQLPMFQKTAIVMVSASAFNQDRNLSIAVGCNDFIAKPVDPDALFYTMRSLLNLEWQYEDAHTHDPNVIDVANDKAEAIAQPLIPPPNHTLEKLLQLARMGDVLAIQDEVTLLQATDATFSPFANQVLDYARDFQIKRIREFLELQIH from the coding sequence ATGACCAAACAGATCAATCCTCTATCTACTAAAGTAATCAGCACTGCGTCAACAGGATTCATCCCTACGCAAATAAATCTTTGTGAATGTAAAGGCTTGAGAATTCCTCTAAGCTTACTGATAACAGTGCCATTTCTGTTAAATACCTTTGGCATTGTTGGATTGATTGGATGGTTATCTTTTCGGAATGGACATCAGGCGATTCTTCTTCTTGCCAATCAGTTCCATCGTAAAGTTACTGAGCAAGTTCAAGACCGTTTACGATCCTATTTAGAGCTTCCCTCTACTCTCAATCAACTTAATGCCAATAGCATTCAGTTAGCCCAAATCGATCCTAGTGATGGAGAGAAAGTCCAAAATCATTTTTGGAAGCAACTACAAAGCTTTCCGCGCATTAGTAATATTTACGTTGCTACGGCTTCTGGCAAATACTTTGGTGCAAGACGAATTAAAGATGGATTTGCTCTGGAAAATTCTAATTCGACTTTTATGACCGATAAATTCGGCAGACCGCAAATATTATTGATGGCAAAAAACAGCTTTAATTTGAGCGATCGCCCTTGGTATCAAACTGTAGTGGAAACTAGACAAAGTATTTGGACTGAAGTATATACAGATTCGATTGCCGAGAAATCTGCGATCACCGCAATTAAGCCGCTATTTCAAGACGATGGTGAGCTACAGGGGGTTTTGGGTGTATCGATGCTATTGGGTGATATCAATCAGTTTTTACAGGAAACAAAGGTTAGTGAGCATGGGCAAACATTAATTATTGAACCTTCAGGCAAATTGGTAGCAACTTCTAATTTGGATGTAGAAACCTCGGCATTAGGTCATAAGTCAGAGCGTATTTTCGCAAACCAAAGCCAAGATAAATTAACTCGTACTGTAGCAGAATGGCTCAAATCACAGCCTGTAAAGAATAGTGATGAGATACAACAGTCAATGATCAAGTTTGAGGGTGAGAAATACTTTATTCAAGTTGGGAAACTGCGTGATGACTCTGGTTTAAGTGGATTGAATTGGCAGATTGTTGTGGCTGTGCCTGCTTCTGATTTTATGCTGCAGATTAAAGAAAATACAATATCCACAGGTATGCTATGTCTAATTGCCCTTGTTTTGAATGCCGTCTTGGGAATTATTGCCGCTCGTCGCATCAGTCGTCCGATCACTCAACTTAGTCAGGCTAGTCAATCGATCGCCAATGGTAATCTCGATCAAAAGGTGGAAGACTCCTGTGTAATTAAGGAATTAGCAATATTGGCAAATTCCTTTAATCAGATGAGTCGCCAGATGAAAAGGTCTCATACCAGACTAGAGGAATATTCACAGCTTCTCATGGAGAAAGTTGATGAACGTACCTATGCATTACAGCAGGAAATCTTGGAACATGAAATCACTGAAGCTGCTTTGAGAGAGTCCGAAGAGAAATTTGCTAAAGCATTTCGTTCTAGTCCTGATGGTATGGCTTTGCTCTCCAATGAAACCTATAAACATATTGATGTCAATAATAAGTGGTCAGAAATCACAGGCTATACTCGCGAAGAAGCGATTGGGGCTGCTCCTTCTGATTTAAATCTTTGGGTTAATTTAGAAGAACGCGATCGCATGTTAGCGATTTTAGAGGTTGAAGGAAGGGTATTTAACTACGAAGCGAATTTTGTAACCAAGGGTGGCAAGAGATTTACGGGGCTGATCTCTTCAGAAACCATTGAATTTGGTGGTAAGGTTTTTGCGATTTATGCAGTCAAAGATATTAGCGATCGCAAGATTATCGAAGAAAATATCAAACAGAGTGAAAAGAAATATCGCGATCTGGTGGAATCAGCCAACTGTATTATTCTCCGATGGGATACGCAGGGTCGGATTTGTTTCTTAAATGATTATGGATTGAAGTTTTTTGGCTATCGATTAGAAGAAATTATCGGTACATACATATTAGATACATTTGTCTCTGCTAGAGATGTATCAGGCGAAGATCTGCGAAACATGATTTCTGAAATATGTTGCGCTCCTGAGAAATATCAACTCAACGAGAATGAGAATATTTGTAAAGATGGGCGGCGGGTCTGGGTAACTTGGTCGAATAAGCCGATCTATAACGATCAGGGACAGTTAATTGAAATTCTATCGGTAGGAACAGATATTACTGATCGCAAGCAAGCCGAAAAGGAACTGCAATCTGCTAAAGAAGTTGCCGATATGGCAAATCGGGCTAAGAGCGATTTTCTGGCGAATATGAGTCATGAGTTACGTACTCCCCTGAATGGAATTCTTGGCTATGCTCAAATTCTCAAACGTAGTTATGATCCTGATAAACATAAAGCTGGTTTAGAGATCATTCAACGTAGTGGTGAGCATTTACTGACTTTGCTTAATGACATTCTCGATCTTTCTAAAATTGAAGCTAAGAAGCTAGAACTCAATCCGAGTGAATTTGATTTACCGAAGTTGCTGCAAAATATTACGGATATGTTCCAATTGCCAGTAGGGGCTAAGGATGTTCAGTTAATCTATCAACCACTGACAGCATTGCCGACTACGATGTATGGCGATGAAAAGCGATTGCGCCAAGTGTTAATTAATCTATTTGGGAATGCTGTTAAATTTACCGATCGCGGTAATGTCTCTCTAACCGTCAGCACTCAGCCCCTCGAATCCAGTAATAAACATAAAGTCCGTTTTGAGATCGCCGATACGGGCGTGGGCATTGATCCTGATAAGTTAGACGATATCTTTTTACCATTCCAGCAAGTAGGCGATCGCGCTCGGCGATACTCTGGCACTGGTTTAGGCTTACCAATTTGCCAAAAACTTGTGGAGATGATGGGGGGACAACTGCATGTGGAGAGCCGCTTAAATGAGGGTAGTACTTTCTGGTTTGAAATAGAGTTAACCGAAGTTCCTAATCACGTTCCCCATGTAATGCTCGATAGTCGTTCTATTATGGGCTACTTAGGAGACCGCCGCAAGATTTTGATTGTCGATGATAAGACTGAAAATCGGATGGTATTAAGTGATTTATTAACGCCTCTTGGATTTATTGTGGCTGAAGCAGTCGATGGTTATGACTGCATTACTCAAGCGCAGATATTTGAGCCAGATTTAATTTTGTTGGACATGGTGATGCCACAACTGGACGGACATGAAACCACAAAGCAGTTGCGTCAGTTGCCAATGTTTCAAAAAACCGCGATCGTCATGGTTTCGGCGAGTGCCTTCAATCAAGATCGCAATCTTAGTATTGCGGTTGGGTGCAATGATTTCATAGCGAAGCCCGTTGACCCAGATGCTTTGTTCTATACGATGCGATCGCTACTCAATTTGGAATGGCAATACGAAGATGCACATACTCATGATCCTAATGTCATAGATGTTGCCAATGACAAGGCTGAGGCGATCGCTCAACCTCTCATCCCACCACCCAACCATACACTCGAAAAATTACTGCAACTTGCCCGCATGGGTGATGTTCTGGCAATTCAGGATGAAGTCACACTTTTACAAGCAACTGATGCTACTTTTAGCCCCTTTGCCAATCAAGTATTAGACTATGCCCGTGATTTTCAAATCAAACGCATTCGCGAATTTTTAGAATTACAAATTCATTAA
- a CDS encoding tetratricopeptide repeat protein, with translation MQYTGNTWDKDALKNPETEYQTLVGLLRNKQDFGMLFVRCSPAEGEQIIKRVRADAESQTIRVLRLDRPIADFYEMFANEPDLHTANLLFVTGIEEFLEKKVEDLDDQTLVEKLTHLPRPLAHLILLKSKLKENFPICFVFLLPLFALKFFIDSYPEFFDETVEVFEFPTDMELMRQEAFRWVSDDRYEAYAQISEEERDLKYEDLQKLIAAQPLISERRIELLLEQGGLLVAGNRCQEAIANCDLALQIRGDNHLAWYNRAVALDLSSHHEEAVQNYRQAIAYKEDFYAALHNLGTSLSMLGRYEEAIDSYNLALKHKPDYYYSYGGKGLVYSVLGKYEEAIEHCEKALAIRPDYVQGWFSRAYALESIGKYGEAVASYDRALEYKPRDHQIWYSRAKALEQWGNYTEAIASYDKALEIRPDDYYAWNNRGLVLSKLDLYEEAIASHDRALEINPDDHFAWYNRGNALSGLGMLEEAIAAYDHAIQISPQEPQVWQNRKIALRRLGFD, from the coding sequence ATGCAATACACTGGAAACACTTGGGATAAGGACGCTCTAAAAAATCCAGAGACAGAATATCAGACTCTAGTGGGTTTACTCAGAAACAAGCAAGATTTTGGAATGCTGTTTGTGCGTTGTTCGCCTGCGGAGGGAGAGCAGATAATTAAAAGGGTACGAGCTGATGCAGAGAGCCAAACAATTCGTGTATTAAGGCTCGATCGCCCGATCGCTGATTTTTATGAAATGTTTGCCAATGAGCCAGATTTACATACAGCAAACCTATTGTTTGTCACAGGTATCGAAGAGTTCTTAGAAAAGAAAGTTGAGGACTTAGACGATCAAACATTGGTAGAAAAGCTAACTCATCTGCCTCGCCCCCTTGCCCATCTGATCCTATTGAAATCTAAGCTCAAAGAGAATTTCCCGATTTGTTTTGTGTTTTTACTGCCTTTATTTGCACTGAAGTTTTTTATCGATAGCTATCCCGAATTTTTTGATGAAACTGTTGAGGTATTTGAGTTTCCCACTGATATGGAGTTGATGCGGCAAGAGGCTTTTCGCTGGGTCAGTGACGATCGCTATGAAGCCTATGCTCAAATTAGTGAGGAAGAACGCGATCTCAAGTATGAGGATCTGCAAAAGCTAATTGCGGCTCAGCCCCTAATTTCGGAACGCCGTATTGAGCTATTACTAGAGCAAGGTGGTTTATTGGTTGCAGGTAATCGTTGTCAAGAGGCGATCGCCAATTGCGATCTCGCATTACAGATTCGGGGCGATAATCATTTGGCTTGGTATAACCGTGCAGTTGCATTGGACCTATCTAGTCATCACGAAGAAGCCGTGCAGAATTACCGTCAGGCGATCGCCTATAAAGAAGATTTTTATGCCGCATTGCACAATCTGGGTACTTCCCTAAGTATGTTAGGTCGTTACGAAGAAGCGATAGATAGTTATAATCTTGCTCTTAAACATAAACCTGATTATTATTATTCCTATGGAGGAAAAGGTCTGGTTTACAGTGTTCTCGGTAAATATGAGGAAGCGATCGAGCATTGTGAAAAGGCTCTAGCCATTAGACCCGACTACGTACAGGGGTGGTTCAGCCGAGCCTATGCTCTAGAAAGTATCGGCAAATATGGAGAGGCAGTGGCAAGTTATGATCGCGCTCTAGAGTATAAGCCGCGTGATCATCAAATTTGGTATAGCCGCGCCAAAGCTCTGGAGCAATGGGGAAATTACACGGAAGCGATCGCCAGTTACGATAAGGCTTTAGAAATTCGTCCCGATGATTATTATGCATGGAATAATCGTGGGCTGGTACTGAGTAAGCTAGATCTTTATGAAGAGGCGATCGCTAGTCATGACCGTGCGCTAGAGATCAATCCTGACGACCATTTTGCTTGGTATAACCGAGGCAATGCGCTCAGTGGGCTAGGAATGCTCGAAGAGGCGATCGCCGCCTACGATCACGCAATTCAAATATCACCACAAGAACCACAGGTCTGGCAAAATCGTAAAATCGCTTTGAGAAGACTTGGATTTGATTAA
- the hslO gene encoding Hsp33 family molecular chaperone HslO, giving the protein MNDRLIRALTADGRVRVIGVNITQSLNEAHRRHHLSAVATASLGRAMGASLLLASNMKQPQARVNVRVAGDGGLGLVYADAGFDGTVRGFVTNPQFTLPPLADGQQNVSQGVGQTGFFKVMRDVGYGEPYSSTVELIAGDIANDVAWYLASSEQTYSKLMLTEVIDQDHSENPVKVAAGILLQIMPMATLRAAKTANLSQEDLLLQLEAKSDPQNFMDLLLQDKAIEEVMTEIFADMHLDILPMTKDVKFHCPCSLDRMLAAMKMFGEEDLRSMIAEDKGAEATCHFCGEVYHASTEQLNNLLADLQVAKA; this is encoded by the coding sequence ATGAACGATCGCTTAATTCGCGCCCTCACCGCCGACGGCAGAGTCCGTGTCATTGGCGTGAATATTACCCAATCCCTTAATGAAGCTCATCGTCGCCATCATTTATCAGCAGTCGCTACCGCCTCACTCGGTCGAGCTATGGGAGCAAGCTTACTGCTTGCTTCAAATATGAAGCAACCTCAAGCCAGAGTAAATGTCAGAGTGGCTGGGGATGGCGGACTAGGGTTAGTCTACGCTGATGCTGGATTTGATGGGACAGTGCGCGGCTTTGTCACCAATCCTCAATTTACATTGCCCCCCCTTGCCGATGGTCAACAAAATGTCAGTCAAGGCGTTGGGCAAACAGGTTTTTTTAAAGTTATGCGTGACGTTGGCTATGGCGAACCCTATAGCAGCACCGTGGAGCTAATTGCAGGTGATATTGCCAATGATGTGGCTTGGTACTTGGCTTCTTCTGAGCAAACTTATTCCAAGCTCATGCTGACGGAAGTAATCGATCAAGATCATAGCGAGAATCCCGTCAAGGTAGCCGCAGGAATTTTACTGCAAATCATGCCCATGGCAACCCTGCGGGCGGCAAAGACCGCGAACCTCTCTCAAGAAGATTTACTGCTCCAACTAGAAGCAAAAAGTGATCCACAAAATTTCATGGATTTGCTACTTCAAGACAAAGCGATCGAAGAGGTAATGACAGAAATCTTTGCTGATATGCATCTAGATATTTTGCCAATGACTAAAGATGTCAAATTTCATTGCCCTTGCTCCCTCGATCGCATGTTAGCGGCGATGAAAATGTTTGGCGAAGAAGATTTGCGATCGATGATCGCTGAGGACAAGGGCGCAGAAGCAACTTGTCATTTCTGTGGTGAGGTGTATCACGCTAGTACTGAGCAGTTAAATAATTTACTTGCAGATTTACAGGTAGCAAAAGCCTAA
- a CDS encoding S-methyl-5'-thioadenosine phosphorylase, translated as MTVNAQIGIIGGSGLYKMSALTDIQEINIDTPFGKTSDAFIYGKLSGTPVVFLARHGRSHHLLPTEVPYRANIYALKSLGVEYIISASAVGSLQEYARPLDIVLPDQFIDRTTNRTSTFFGEGIVAHVAFGEPICKSLLSVVSSAAESIDLGRNKVHKGGIYLCMEGPAFSTKAESLLYRSWGAKVIGMTNLTEAKLAREAEIAYATIALVTDYDCWHDDHESVTVEMIIQNLQKNALNAQAVIQNAVAKIAVNPPKSEAHHALKTSILTDLSKVSDASRDRLKVILQKYL; from the coding sequence ATGACAGTTAACGCACAAATTGGCATTATTGGTGGCAGTGGACTCTACAAAATGTCTGCCCTGACTGATATTCAAGAAATCAACATCGATACTCCCTTTGGAAAAACTTCAGATGCATTTATCTATGGCAAATTATCAGGGACACCAGTAGTATTTCTGGCTAGACATGGGCGATCGCACCATTTACTACCCACCGAAGTCCCCTATCGCGCCAATATCTATGCCCTCAAAAGTCTTGGCGTAGAGTACATCATCTCCGCCTCAGCCGTTGGCTCGTTGCAGGAATATGCCCGTCCCCTTGATATCGTGCTACCCGATCAATTTATCGATCGCACCACTAACCGCACTTCCACATTTTTTGGTGAAGGGATTGTCGCCCACGTCGCTTTTGGCGAACCAATTTGCAAATCACTGTTATCTGTTGTCTCCTCTGCGGCGGAATCAATCGACTTAGGGCGCAACAAAGTCCATAAAGGTGGAATTTATCTGTGCATGGAGGGGCCAGCCTTCTCGACTAAAGCTGAATCTTTGCTCTATCGCAGTTGGGGCGCTAAGGTAATTGGCATGACCAATCTTACTGAAGCCAAGCTTGCCCGTGAAGCGGAAATTGCCTATGCGACGATCGCCTTGGTTACCGATTATGATTGCTGGCATGACGATCATGAAAGCGTAACCGTAGAAATGATCATCCAAAATTTACAAAAAAATGCCTTGAATGCTCAAGCCGTAATTCAAAACGCAGTGGCAAAAATTGCCGTGAATCCGCCTAAATCTGAAGCTCATCATGCTCTGAAGACTTCGATCTTGACGGATTTAAGTAAAGTATCTGATGCTAGCCGCGATCGCTTAAAAGTGATTTTGCAGAAGTATCTCTAA
- the hemE gene encoding uroporphyrinogen decarboxylase, which translates to MGGNDRLLRAARGEVLDRPPVWMMRQAGRYMKVYRDLRDKYPTFRERSEIPELAAEISLQPFRAFQPDGVIMFSDILTPLTGIGINFDIIESRGPIIESPIRTQAQVDALTEFDPDTAVPFIRKILSAIKEEVKDQATILGFVGAPWTLAAYSVEGKGSKDYSTIKAMAYKEPAIIHSFLTKIAEMIGTYVIHQIECGAQVVQMFDSWAGHLCPTDYKTFALPYQKMVVDKVKAKYPNTPMILYISGSAGVLDLMPKSGVDIVSVDWTVDLADARDRLGHDIPVQGNLDPCVLFAEQSYIRERILEVVAKAGNKGHIMNLGHGILSTTPEDNARFFFETVKGLGS; encoded by the coding sequence ATGGGAGGAAATGATCGCTTGCTAAGGGCAGCAAGAGGTGAAGTACTGGATCGTCCACCAGTATGGATGATGCGTCAAGCAGGAAGATACATGAAGGTGTATCGTGATTTGCGCGACAAATATCCAACATTTAGAGAGCGATCGGAAATCCCTGAACTCGCCGCCGAAATTTCTTTGCAACCATTTCGCGCCTTTCAACCCGATGGCGTGATTATGTTCTCCGATATCCTTACTCCCCTCACAGGTATCGGCATTAACTTTGACATCATCGAAAGCAGAGGACCAATTATTGAGTCCCCAATTCGCACTCAAGCCCAAGTTGATGCGTTAACTGAGTTTGATCCCGATACTGCTGTTCCCTTCATTCGTAAGATTTTAAGCGCGATTAAAGAAGAAGTTAAAGATCAAGCGACAATTCTTGGATTTGTGGGCGCACCTTGGACATTAGCTGCCTATTCTGTTGAGGGTAAAGGCTCTAAGGATTATTCTACGATTAAGGCTATGGCTTACAAAGAGCCAGCGATCATCCATAGCTTTTTGACCAAGATTGCCGAAATGATCGGCACTTATGTAATTCATCAGATCGAGTGCGGCGCTCAAGTCGTACAAATGTTTGATTCTTGGGCTGGACATCTTTGCCCAACGGATTATAAAACCTTTGCGCTGCCCTACCAAAAGATGGTGGTAGATAAGGTCAAGGCAAAATATCCCAACACGCCCATGATTCTTTACATTAGCGGCAGTGCGGGTGTACTTGACCTAATGCCTAAGTCTGGTGTGGATATCGTCAGCGTTGACTGGACTGTGGATCTTGCCGATGCCCGCGATCGCCTTGGTCATGATATTCCTGTCCAAGGTAATCTCGATCCTTGTGTTCTGTTTGCTGAGCAGAGCTATATTCGCGAACGTATTTTAGAAGTTGTTGCCAAGGCTGGTAACAAGGGTCACATCATGAACCTTGGTCATGGCATTTTATCCACTACGCCCGAAGATAACGCTAGATTTTTCTTTGAGACAGTTAAAGGGCTTGGCTCTTAA
- a CDS encoding c-type cytochrome has protein sequence MTNEGANLTKDTDVVADTTSAPALKEIEAGSPLKTIVAIAVTFAIMAIAIFFWIFSPPLDQYTQSVLNLSGDPVQGRSIFVMNCVACHGQWANGKVGPSLHGVSDRKSDARLIQQVVSGETPPMPQFQPSPQDMADLLSYLKQL, from the coding sequence GTGACTAACGAAGGGGCAAATTTGACAAAGGATACTGATGTGGTGGCAGATACGACATCAGCTCCAGCATTGAAAGAAATTGAGGCAGGTTCGCCCCTAAAAACAATCGTGGCGATCGCAGTTACTTTTGCGATCATGGCGATCGCTATCTTTTTTTGGATATTCAGTCCACCGCTCGATCAATATACACAGTCAGTTTTAAATCTTTCAGGCGATCCTGTACAGGGACGCTCAATTTTTGTGATGAATTGCGTAGCATGTCATGGGCAATGGGCTAATGGCAAAGTTGGACCCAGCTTGCATGGTGTATCCGATCGCAAGTCCGATGCGCGTCTAATCCAACAGGTTGTCAGTGGTGAAACTCCACCCATGCCACAGTTTCAACCAAGTCCTCAAGATATGGCAGATTTGTTGAGCTATCTCAAGCAATTATAA
- the rph gene encoding ribonuclease PH: MSDLPIIQRPDGRAWDQLRPVHLQHPFTQAPAGSVLAKFGDTQLICTVSIEEGVPKFLIGSNQGWLTAEYRMMPASTIPRQQREFMKLSGRTQEIQRLIGRSLRAALDMTAIANYTFTVDIDVLQADGGTRTGGITGGFVALKAACDRLLSEGKITRSPIRNAVAAVSVGLLDGVPILDLNYKEDVAVSVDLNVVMDSTGKLIEVQGTGESDTFSRSQLNQMLDVAEKGIGELLQIQL; encoded by the coding sequence ATGAGTGATTTGCCGATTATCCAACGTCCCGATGGTAGAGCTTGGGATCAACTGCGCCCAGTGCACTTGCAGCATCCATTTACCCAAGCTCCTGCGGGTTCAGTGTTGGCAAAATTTGGCGACACCCAATTGATCTGTACAGTTTCCATCGAAGAAGGTGTACCTAAATTCCTGATTGGGAGTAATCAAGGTTGGCTAACAGCAGAATATCGGATGATGCCTGCATCGACAATTCCGCGTCAACAACGGGAATTTATGAAACTATCAGGACGTACTCAAGAAATCCAAAGGTTAATTGGGCGTAGTTTGAGAGCCGCGCTAGATATGACCGCGATCGCCAATTACACTTTTACTGTTGATATTGATGTGTTGCAAGCTGATGGTGGCACGCGCACGGGTGGAATCACAGGCGGATTTGTGGCTCTCAAAGCAGCTTGCGATCGCTTACTCTCTGAAGGTAAAATCACCAGATCGCCAATTCGTAATGCTGTTGCGGCTGTGTCTGTGGGTTTATTGGATGGTGTCCCCATTTTGGACTTAAATTACAAAGAAGATGTCGCTGTAAGTGTTGATCTCAATGTGGTTATGGACAGCACTGGCAAGCTGATCGAGGTGCAAGGCACTGGCGAATCGGATACATTTTCGCGATCGCAGCTTAATCAAATGCTCGATGTCGCCGAAAAAGGGATTGGCGAATTGCTGCAAATCCAATTATAA